In Flavobacterium praedii, the DNA window TTAATTGCCCTTGGAATTTTAGGAGCTTATTTGTTTCGTCAATACAATAACTTTGTGAATAAGAAGATAAAATATGCAAAAATGCTTTCGGATAGTCTTTATTTTAAAAATATCGGAAATAACAGTGGTGCCTTTTACTCCTTATTGAACTCCTCAGAAGAAGAAGTACTGAAGGAAACCATCTTGGCCTACTCTTTCTTAAGCCGTAGTGAAAAGCCAATGACAGAAACAGAACTCGATCATCAAATAGAATCTTGGTTCAAAACCAAACACAATACAGACCTTGATTTTGATGTAAAAGCTGCATTGACAAAATTAAAAAATACAGGTCTTGGGTCAGAAACCAATGGCAAATGGCAAGTGATTCCTTTGGAAAAAGCACTCATCCAAATTGACGAAATTTGGGATGGCGTTTTTGAGTACAATCAAGCAATTTAAGACAAACGATATTAAAATTCAATAAAAAAAGGAGAAAATCAAAACTGACTTTCTCCTTTTTTAAATTAACTATTTGATTTCAAACTAATTTGAAGTTGCAAAGGCATCTTGTCTCCAGTTTTTTACTTTCGCAACTTTATTTCCTGAAAAATCAACTTCGCAAAGACTACTTTTTTGACTGTCTTTTGACCAGAAAAACCATTTACCCGTTTTCACTCCATCTACATATTCTCCAGAAGCAATTTTATCTCCATCTTCATTATAGGAAACCCAAATCCCATCTAATTTTCCATCTACAAAATACCCTTCTTGTTGCACCTGTCCATTTTCATAAAAATAGGTAGCTTTTATTTTTTTTCCAAAAGGTTCCAAAACAGGTTTTGAATCTTGTGCATAAATAACCCCTGAAAATAACACCGCTACTAAAATTACTATCTTTTTCATATTGTTAGTTTTTAATTGTTTATATCTTATATGTCAAATTTAGAAACAATATTTACATTAAAAAAACTTTTACTTAACAATTTCGTAACACAGACGAAAGCTTAACATTGGAAATATTAAAAAATGTATTTTCTTACATTAGTAAAGCGATTTCGTCCAATTCTAGTTCGTTTAATCCTTTATATGAAAAATAAAAAAAGCTAAAATGCAAAAAAACAACTTTGATAATCTAAATTTCATAATTAGTCCTAAATTTGCACTTGCATTAAAAAGTGCAAAAACTAAAATTTACACCATGTACAGAAGTCATAATTGTGGCGAATTGAACGCCTCACATATCAATACAGAAGTTACCCTTGCCGGTTGGGTTCAAAAATCAAGAGATAAAGGATTTATGAATTGGGTCGATTTACGCGATCGTTACGGAATTACTCAATTGATTTTTGACGAAAGTCGTTCTATTAAAGAAGTTTTCGAAGCAGCTAAAACCCTAGGTCGCGAATATGTAATCCAAGTAAAAGGAACTGTTATTGAACGTGAAGCCAAAAACAAAAACATTCCAACTGGTGAAATAGAAATATTAGTTACCGAATTAAAGGTACTCAATGCTTCATTAACACCTCCATTTACTATTGAAGACGAAACTGATGGTGGTGAAGACATTCGAATGAAATACCGTTACCTTGACATTCGTAGAAATCCGGTAAAAAACAGCTTGCTTTTCCGTCACAAAGTCGCAATGGAAGTTCGTAAATACCTTTCGGATCTCGATTTTTGTGAAGTTGAAACACCTTACTTAATCAAATCAACTCCTGAAGGAGCAAGAGATTTCGTTGTTCCATCTAGAATGAATGCTGGGCAGTTTTATGCTTTGCCTCAATCACCACAAACCTTCAAACAATTGTTGATGGTTGGTGGAATGGACAAATATTTTCAAATTGTAAAATGTTTCCGTGACGAAGATTTACGAGCAGACAGACAACCCGAGTTTACACAAATCGATTGCGAAATGGCTTTTGTCGAGCAAGAAGATATTCTGAACGTATTTGAAGGCTTGACTAGACATTTATTAAAAGAAATAAAAGGCATTGAAGTAGATAAATTCCCAAGAATCACCTACGACTATGCAATGAAAACATACGGAAATGACAAACCAGATATTCGTTTCGGAATGGAATTTGGCGAATTAAATCAATATGCACAACATAAAGATTTTCCAGTTTTCAATGCCGCAGAATTGGTTGTTGCAATTGCTGTTCCTGGAGCAGGAAATTATACCCGTAAAGAAATCGATGGCTTGATTGACTGGGTAAAACGTCCACAAGTAGGCGCTAGCGGTATGGTTTATGTAAAATGTAATGAAGATGGAACATACAAATCATCTGTAGATAAATTCTACGATCAAGACGATTTAACCAATTGGGCAAAAACTACAGGAGCTAAACCTGGAGACATGATTTTTGTACTTTCTGGACCAGCCGACAAAACTAGAGCACAATTAAGCGCTTTACGTATGGAATTGGCCACTCGTTTGGGATTAAGAAATCCAGCAGAATTTGCACCACTTTGGGTTGTCGATTTCCCATTATTAGAATTTGAAGAAGAAACTGGACGTTATCACGCCATGCACCACCCATTTACCTCTCCAAAACCAGAAGACATGCACTTATTAGAAACCAACCCTGGAAAAGTTCGTGCCAATGCTTATGATATGGTTTTGAATGGTAACGAAATAGGTGGAGGCTCAATTCGTATACATGATAAAACAACACAACAATTAATGTTTAAATATCTTGGTTTTACCGAAGAAGAGGCAAAAGCACAATTTGGATTTTTAATGGATGCCTTCCAATTTGGTGCTCCACCGCACGGAGGATTAGCCTTTGGATTAGACCGTCTTGTAGCAATATTAGGTGGACAAGAAACCATTCGAGATTTTATAGCATTCCCAAAAAACAATTCAGGTAGAGATGTTATGATTGATGCCCCATCAATTATTGACGAATCACAATTAAAGGAATTACATATTAAATTAAATGTAACAAATTAATTGAAAACGTTGAAAATCAATAATTTTAGAAAAAAAATATTATAAGAATGATTTTCGTATTATATTAAAGATTACATTTGCTACATTATAAATTATTATTACTATTACAATGCGTACAGGTACAGTTAAATTTTTCAATGAATCTAAAGGTTACGGATTCATTACAGACGAAGAAACAGGAAAAGACATTTTTGTTCATGCATCAGGAATCAACGCGGAAGAATTACGCGAAGGTGATAGAGTTAGCTATGAAGAAGAAGAAGGAAGAAAAGGTAAAGTTGCTGCAAAAGTAGCAGTACTTTAAGACAATAAATAGGCAACTATTTTTTGGCAAAAAACGTCTTAAAACGTTTCGATTTATTTCGAAACGTTTTTTTTTGTTTAAAACTCTACAAACTCAATACTAAATTCAATATTATTTATAATCATTAAAAATAATAGACGTTTTGGATTTAATAATATACTAATTTTGGATTTGCGCTTGTGATTTACGCACACTAAACCTATCTTTGCACATCATTTTAAAGCAAAACAAGAATAATTATGCAATCAGAACAGTTAAATTACATCCCAGTATTCATGCAGCTTATTTTGGCCGTAGGATTTGTTGTAAGTATGATAATAATCTCTGGCAAACTTGGACCAAAAAGATCATCTAAAAACAAAGATAAAAATTTCGAATGTGGTATTGAATCAGTTGGTAATGCACGAATTCCATTCTCTGTTAAATATTTCTTGGTAGCTATATTATTTGTTCTTTTTGACGTTGAAGTTATATTTCTTTACCCTTGGGCTGTGAATTTCAAAGAGTTAGGTATCGAAGGTATGATAAAAATGATTATTTTTATGGCGTTACTTTTAGTTGGTTTTTTCTATATCATCAAAAAGAAAGCCTTAGAGTGGGAATAAAATATTTTAAATTATAAATGTTGAATTATAAATTAATTAAACCATTTCAAATTCAACATGCAAAATAAAAAAAATAAAATGAGTGATTCAAATATAAATATGGTTGCCCCACCAGAAGGAGTTGTAGGAGAAGGGTTCTTTGCTACAAAACTTAATGACGTAGTTGGATTAGCCCGTGCTAATTCACTTTGGCCTTTACCATTTGCTACATCTTGCTGTGGTATCGAATTTATGGCAACAATGGCTTCTCATTATGATCTAGCCCGTTTTGGGTCAGAAAGAGTGAGCTTTTCACCACGCCAAGCTGATATGCTCATGGTAATGGGAACAATATCAAAAAAAATGGCACCTATTTTACGTCAAGTTTATGAACAAATGGCAGAACCAAGATGGGTTATAGCCGTTGGTGCTTGCGCTTCATCAGGAGGAGTTTTCGACACTTATTCTGTTTTACAAGGAATAGACAAAGTAATCCCAGTAGATGTTTACGTTCCTGGTTGTCCTCCACGTCCTGAACAAATTGTAGATGGTGTTATGAAACTACAAGAATTAGTACGTAGTGAATCTGTAAGAAGAAGAAGTTCACCTGAGTATCAAGAATTATTGGCATCTTATAACATTCAATAAGTAAAATGGCTTTAGAAACAACAGAAATTCAAGATAAATTAATAGAAACATTTGGCTCAAAGGTTTCTGCATTCAATCAAGATAAAGATATTTTTTCTTTTGAAATGGATTCAGATATTAATACAGCAGTCATTCTTTTTTTAAAAAATGATCCTATTTTACGTTTTCACTTTTTAACAGATTTGTGCGGCGTACATTATCCAGATAATGAAGAAAACGAACAATTTGCAGTAGTGTATCATCTACACAATTGGTATGAAAACAAACGAATTCGTATCAAAACATTCTTAAACGGATCGAAACCAGAAATTAAAACTATTTCAAATATATTTTTAAGTTCAAATTGGATGGAAAGAGAATCCTATGATTTCTTCGGAATCAATTTCATAGGACATCCACAGTTAAAACGTATTTTAAATATGGACGAAATGATATCTTTCCCAATGCGAAAAGAATTTCCAATGGAAGACAGTGGAAGGACAGATAAAGATGATCGATATTTTGGAAGAACAACTATCAATCAATAGGCAAAGGCAATTTTTTTTAAAACATAATTTTTCACATTAAATAAATGTCAGAACTATTATTACCACCAGAGCATCGCTATGCTAAAATAATCAAAGAGAGACACAATGAAGACGGAA includes these proteins:
- a CDS encoding toxin-antitoxin system YwqK family antitoxin produces the protein MKKIVILVAVLFSGVIYAQDSKPVLEPFGKKIKATYFYENGQVQQEGYFVDGKLDGIWVSYNEDGDKIASGEYVDGVKTGKWFFWSKDSQKSSLCEVDFSGNKVAKVKNWRQDAFATSN
- the aspS gene encoding aspartate--tRNA ligase, producing MYRSHNCGELNASHINTEVTLAGWVQKSRDKGFMNWVDLRDRYGITQLIFDESRSIKEVFEAAKTLGREYVIQVKGTVIEREAKNKNIPTGEIEILVTELKVLNASLTPPFTIEDETDGGEDIRMKYRYLDIRRNPVKNSLLFRHKVAMEVRKYLSDLDFCEVETPYLIKSTPEGARDFVVPSRMNAGQFYALPQSPQTFKQLLMVGGMDKYFQIVKCFRDEDLRADRQPEFTQIDCEMAFVEQEDILNVFEGLTRHLLKEIKGIEVDKFPRITYDYAMKTYGNDKPDIRFGMEFGELNQYAQHKDFPVFNAAELVVAIAVPGAGNYTRKEIDGLIDWVKRPQVGASGMVYVKCNEDGTYKSSVDKFYDQDDLTNWAKTTGAKPGDMIFVLSGPADKTRAQLSALRMELATRLGLRNPAEFAPLWVVDFPLLEFEEETGRYHAMHHPFTSPKPEDMHLLETNPGKVRANAYDMVLNGNEIGGGSIRIHDKTTQQLMFKYLGFTEEEAKAQFGFLMDAFQFGAPPHGGLAFGLDRLVAILGGQETIRDFIAFPKNNSGRDVMIDAPSIIDESQLKELHIKLNVTN
- a CDS encoding cold-shock protein; this encodes MRTGTVKFFNESKGYGFITDEETGKDIFVHASGINAEELREGDRVSYEEEEGRKGKVAAKVAVL
- a CDS encoding NADH-quinone oxidoreductase subunit A is translated as MQSEQLNYIPVFMQLILAVGFVVSMIIISGKLGPKRSSKNKDKNFECGIESVGNARIPFSVKYFLVAILFVLFDVEVIFLYPWAVNFKELGIEGMIKMIIFMALLLVGFFYIIKKKALEWE
- a CDS encoding NADH-quinone oxidoreductase subunit B, translated to MSDSNINMVAPPEGVVGEGFFATKLNDVVGLARANSLWPLPFATSCCGIEFMATMASHYDLARFGSERVSFSPRQADMLMVMGTISKKMAPILRQVYEQMAEPRWVIAVGACASSGGVFDTYSVLQGIDKVIPVDVYVPGCPPRPEQIVDGVMKLQELVRSESVRRRSSPEYQELLASYNIQ
- a CDS encoding NADH-quinone oxidoreductase subunit C, giving the protein MALETTEIQDKLIETFGSKVSAFNQDKDIFSFEMDSDINTAVILFLKNDPILRFHFLTDLCGVHYPDNEENEQFAVVYHLHNWYENKRIRIKTFLNGSKPEIKTISNIFLSSNWMERESYDFFGINFIGHPQLKRILNMDEMISFPMRKEFPMEDSGRTDKDDRYFGRTTINQ